Proteins encoded by one window of Clostridium perfringens:
- a CDS encoding LCP family protein: MDKKKHFNFSKKQKITIFSLLAILILIASVVGFFVFRFYNHSYEGNTDPAKVNTVDEDIKFKEVPGITNILLLSSDARPGEDVSRSDSIMILTIDNINKKLKVTSLMRDMLVKIDGHGEEKLNHAFAYGGPTKTIETIQNNFGIKLNNYVIVDFNAFVKVIDAINGIEVTVKDYELDELNKYILDGGGSEEDLLPSPGTYNLNGYQALSYARIRKVGNGEYERTERQRAVLQIALEKVKDMSTVKLVSLLNELFPYVKTNISLGNAMDYGFTALNVGKKCNFEIEQFRVPLDSISKGGIINNKGWVFVIDKVETSKALQEFIFNDNKNYEPDTSNFDSIIEQYFNDYDIKDDTTHPDYEYVPSINTNGNFEKPKNNSGNSSNNNSNNKVEKPSNQGNSVNSSNKPSNGSTSTGNNSTEKPNTSEKPSIPQETPTEKPSENNGSSGNGESSNTQSNNGNTSSENSNNQNNTEGN, from the coding sequence ATGGATAAAAAGAAACACTTTAATTTTAGTAAAAAACAAAAAATAACTATATTTTCTTTATTAGCTATCCTTATATTAATCGCATCTGTAGTAGGCTTTTTTGTTTTTAGATTTTACAACCACTCCTACGAAGGAAATACGGATCCTGCTAAAGTTAATACTGTAGATGAAGATATTAAGTTTAAAGAGGTTCCAGGAATAACAAATATTCTTTTGCTTAGTAGCGATGCTAGACCTGGAGAAGATGTATCTAGATCGGATTCTATAATGATCTTAACAATAGATAATATCAATAAAAAGTTAAAAGTAACTTCTTTAATGAGAGATATGTTAGTAAAAATAGATGGTCACGGAGAAGAAAAGTTAAATCATGCCTTTGCTTATGGTGGTCCTACTAAAACAATTGAAACTATTCAAAATAATTTCGGAATAAAATTAAATAATTATGTAATCGTAGATTTTAATGCTTTTGTTAAGGTTATAGATGCTATAAACGGAATTGAAGTAACAGTTAAAGATTATGAACTTGATGAACTTAATAAATATATTTTAGATGGTGGCGGTTCTGAAGAAGATTTACTTCCTTCACCTGGAACTTATAATCTTAATGGTTATCAAGCCTTATCTTATGCTAGAATTAGAAAAGTTGGTAATGGTGAATATGAAAGAACTGAAAGACAGAGAGCTGTTCTTCAAATCGCTTTAGAAAAAGTTAAAGATATGTCAACAGTTAAACTTGTTTCCCTGCTTAATGAATTATTCCCATATGTAAAAACTAATATTTCCTTAGGAAATGCTATGGATTATGGATTTACAGCTTTAAATGTAGGTAAAAAGTGTAACTTTGAAATAGAACAATTTAGAGTTCCTCTAGATAGTATTTCAAAAGGTGGAATCATTAATAATAAGGGTTGGGTCTTTGTTATTGATAAGGTAGAAACATCAAAGGCTCTTCAAGAGTTCATATTTAATGACAATAAAAATTATGAGCCTGATACTAGTAATTTTGACTCTATAATAGAACAATACTTTAATGACTATGATATTAAAGATGATACTACTCACCCAGATTATGAATATGTACCTAGTATAAATACTAATGGAAATTTTGAAAAACCTAAAAATAATTCTGGCAATAGTAGTAATAATAATTCTAATAATAAAGTAGAAAAACCTTCTAACCAAGGAAATAGTGTAAATTCTTCTAATAAACCAAGTAATGGAAGCACTTCTACTGGTAATAATTCTACAGAAAAACCTAATACTTCAGAAAAACCAAGTATTCCTCAAGAAACTCCAACAGAAAAACCGTCTGAAAATAATGGTTCTAGTGGAAATGGAGAATCCTCTAACACGCAATCTAATAATGGAAATACTTCTTCTGAAAATAGTAATAATCAAAATAATACTGAAGGAAATTAA
- a CDS encoding ClC family H(+)/Cl(-) exchange transporter: MDKDKEISGLNNLEFKIIVQGILVGIIVGIVIMIYKTIIGFGMEGFNKVYSYTRENPKLIIPLFLVLIFLGFIVGLIVKKNPMIGGSGIPQVEGELSGKISVNWLRVFRDKFIGGIICMASGLSLGKEGPSVQIGASIGEGFAKIFKRSDFEKRLLITGGASSGLAVIFNAPLSGAIFALEEVHRSFSLPVMLAALSASLTGVFVDNLILGNDFCIKIPPTNSLPIQYYWTLLILGAILGVTGWIFNKGLLKTQDFYVKTLKKIPIQFKTIIPFAMVGILALTIPEAIDGGDSLIESVIGNNIAIKLLIVILVIKFIFTFFSYSSGVPGGIFFPLLAIGALVGAIFGLLLNKYLGISDSLIVNFIVLAMAAQFASIVKAPITGLMLITEMTGTFKHLLPVAITVTVAYLVSDMLNNKPIYESLLEKLLERMNIKFNTGVKKKEIFDFEVKIGSELDGKLIKDVKWPEDSLIITIFRGAEEIIPNGEVKIQAGDVLEVIFSKEKQAQYYDEISKKTYCEI; this comes from the coding sequence ATGGATAAGGATAAAGAGATAAGTGGATTAAATAATTTAGAGTTTAAAATAATAGTACAAGGAATATTAGTGGGCATAATTGTTGGAATTGTAATAATGATTTATAAGACCATAATAGGATTTGGAATGGAAGGCTTTAATAAGGTATATTCATATACAAGAGAAAATCCAAAGCTTATAATTCCTTTATTTTTAGTTCTTATATTTTTAGGGTTTATAGTTGGCCTTATAGTTAAAAAGAATCCTATGATAGGTGGAAGTGGTATTCCACAGGTTGAAGGGGAGTTAAGTGGAAAAATAAGCGTAAACTGGCTAAGAGTATTTAGAGATAAGTTTATTGGTGGAATAATATGTATGGCATCTGGTCTTTCATTAGGTAAAGAGGGGCCTTCAGTTCAAATTGGAGCTTCAATAGGAGAAGGCTTTGCTAAAATATTTAAAAGAAGTGACTTTGAAAAGAGATTATTAATAACAGGGGGAGCAAGTTCAGGTCTTGCTGTAATATTTAATGCCCCTTTATCAGGAGCTATATTTGCTCTTGAAGAAGTACATAGAAGTTTTTCTTTGCCAGTTATGTTAGCTGCACTTTCAGCTTCTCTTACAGGAGTTTTTGTGGATAATCTTATTTTAGGAAATGATTTTTGCATAAAAATACCACCTACAAATTCATTGCCAATACAATATTATTGGACATTACTAATATTAGGAGCCATATTAGGAGTAACAGGATGGATTTTTAATAAAGGACTTTTAAAAACACAGGATTTTTATGTGAAGACTTTAAAAAAAATTCCTATTCAATTTAAAACAATAATACCTTTTGCTATGGTTGGAATTTTAGCATTAACAATTCCAGAAGCAATTGATGGGGGAGACTCTTTAATTGAAAGTGTAATAGGAAATAATATTGCAATAAAACTTTTAATAGTAATTTTAGTAATAAAATTTATATTTACATTCTTTAGTTATTCATCAGGAGTGCCAGGAGGAATATTCTTTCCTTTGTTAGCCATAGGTGCTTTAGTAGGAGCAATATTTGGATTACTTTTAAATAAATATTTAGGAATAAGTGATTCCTTAATAGTCAACTTTATAGTGCTAGCTATGGCAGCACAATTTGCATCAATAGTTAAGGCTCCTATTACTGGATTAATGCTTATAACTGAGATGACAGGAACTTTTAAACACTTATTACCAGTTGCTATAACAGTTACTGTGGCATATTTAGTTTCTGATATGCTTAATAATAAGCCTATTTATGAAAGTTTATTAGAGAAATTATTAGAAAGAATGAATATTAAGTTTAATACTGGCGTAAAGAAAAAAGAAATTTTTGATTTTGAAGTAAAGATTGGTTCTGAATTAGATGGAAAACTTATAAAAGATGTGAAATGGCCTGAGGATAGTTTAATAATAACTATCTTTAGAGGAGCAGAGGAAATAATACCAAATGGAGAGGTTAAAATTCAGGCTGGAGATGTGTTAGAAGTAATATTTAGCAAAGAAAAACAAGCTCAGTACTATGATGAAATATCAAAAAAAACATATTGTGAAATTTAA
- a CDS encoding bifunctional folylpolyglutamate synthase/dihydrofolate synthase: MNYDEAMEYIVTASRFGMNLGLDRIEKVLEFLGNPHKDTKFIHIGGTNGKGSTTAMISSVLKEAGFKVGMYTSPYLEEFEERIQINGENIDKDDLAVLMGDVKKAIDKVMELGYESPTQFEIITALMFYYFSKKKVDYAVLEVGLGGRLDATNVVLPEVVVLTSISLDHMNILGNTIEEIAKEKCGIIKSGVPVISYPQEEKALEVIKERCNELGCNLEVVNTEDIRNIIIDKEKHVQKIEVSLEDEILKIDLGLLGDHQVKNFLVALKTLIKLRNNGVNICNESIKQGFKKVRWIGRMEVLNENPLVVIDGAHNIDGIRNLRNSIDKYFNFKNITLILGVLGDKQVDEMVEEITRGVDKVVIVEPHSDRAEDIEDLYIKVKKYVKEVFKFKDYKEAYNKAYSLTNEDDLLLICGSLYMVGDMRKAIRNNENTSLRSIKY, translated from the coding sequence ATGAATTATGATGAAGCTATGGAGTATATTGTTACTGCATCAAGGTTTGGAATGAATTTAGGATTAGATAGAATAGAAAAGGTTTTGGAGTTTTTAGGGAATCCTCATAAGGATACTAAGTTTATACATATTGGGGGAACAAATGGAAAGGGATCAACTACTGCTATGATAAGTTCAGTTTTAAAGGAAGCTGGCTTTAAGGTTGGAATGTATACCTCTCCTTATTTAGAAGAATTTGAAGAGAGAATACAGATTAATGGGGAGAATATAGATAAAGATGATTTAGCAGTTCTTATGGGAGATGTTAAAAAGGCTATAGATAAAGTTATGGAGCTTGGCTATGAAAGTCCAACTCAGTTTGAAATAATAACTGCTTTAATGTTTTATTATTTTTCTAAAAAGAAAGTTGATTATGCTGTTTTAGAAGTTGGTTTAGGGGGAAGATTAGATGCAACTAATGTGGTCCTTCCTGAGGTAGTTGTACTTACCTCAATAAGCCTAGATCATATGAATATTTTAGGAAATACCATAGAGGAAATTGCAAAGGAAAAGTGTGGAATAATAAAGAGTGGTGTACCTGTAATATCTTATCCACAAGAAGAAAAGGCTTTAGAAGTAATAAAAGAGAGATGTAATGAATTAGGTTGTAATTTAGAGGTTGTTAATACTGAAGACATAAGAAATATAATTATAGATAAAGAAAAACATGTTCAGAAAATAGAAGTTTCACTAGAAGATGAAATTTTAAAAATAGATTTAGGTTTACTTGGAGATCATCAAGTAAAGAATTTCTTAGTGGCATTAAAAACCTTAATTAAATTGAGAAATAATGGAGTAAACATATGCAATGAATCTATTAAGCAAGGGTTTAAAAAAGTAAGATGGATTGGAAGAATGGAAGTATTAAATGAAAATCCCTTAGTTGTTATAGATGGAGCTCACAATATTGATGGAATAAGAAATTTGAGAAATAGTATAGATAAATATTTTAATTTTAAAAATATAACATTAATATTAGGGGTTCTAGGTGATAAACAAGTAGATGAAATGGTAGAAGAAATAACTAGAGGTGTAGATAAGGTAGTTATAGTTGAACCTCATAGTGATAGAGCAGAGGATATTGAAGATTTATATATTAAAGTTAAAAAATATGTAAAAGAAGTTTTTAAATTTAAGGACTATAAAGAGGCCTATAATAAGGCATATTCTCTTACTAATGAGGATGATTTATTATTAATTTGTGGTTCTTTATACATGGTTGGAGATATGAGAAAGGCCATAAGAAATAATGAGAATACATCCTTAAGAAGTATAAAGTATTAG
- a CDS encoding cupin domain-containing protein, whose translation MNHSAEYFIKSLNMTAHPEGGYFKESFISPSKLAPNTLHINEERLLWTSIYFLLRTGEVSNFHRLKSDEMWYFHAGESLTIYMISPDGELIEKQLGLNIEKGETPQVLVPKDYIFGSAMNNEGFSLVGCMVAPGFDFKDFELFEREDLLEKYPNYREVIEKLTR comes from the coding sequence ATGAATCATTCAGCTGAATATTTTATAAAATCATTAAATATGACAGCACATCCTGAAGGTGGATATTTTAAAGAATCCTTTATTTCACCTAGCAAACTTGCTCCAAATACTTTACATATAAATGAAGAGCGTTTACTTTGGACTAGCATATATTTCTTATTAAGAACTGGAGAAGTTTCAAATTTTCATAGATTAAAATCTGATGAAATGTGGTATTTCCACGCTGGAGAATCCTTAACAATTTATATGATAAGCCCTGATGGTGAACTTATAGAAAAACAACTAGGATTAAACATAGAAAAAGGAGAAACTCCTCAAGTTTTAGTTCCTAAGGATTATATATTTGGTTCTGCTATGAATAATGAAGGCTTCTCCCTAGTTGGTTGTATGGTAGCACCTGGCTTTGATTTTAAAGACTTTGAACTATTTGAAAGAGAAGATTTGCTTGAAAAATATCCAAACTACAGAGAAGTAATAGAAAAATTAACTAGATAA
- a CDS encoding AI-2E family transporter — translation MFKKHNFHFNWLPLILISTVSIMLIFNIRSILSEGIRPFLSVLTPFFWAFGIAYLINPLMMLIEKKFKLKRAFSLMISYILVIICVYILIAIIVPTIFDSLSELFSNLSEYASSAESWINNTLASMNVPLDLNHLNTSATEFISKTSTLLSNIVGSLLTQTIKITSSVVKFVFGFIISIYMLMDKETLIEGCKKIIIAVMPSEKSSELFISFMAEAHNIFSRFIIGKIIDSLIIGVLCYIGLLLMGTQYAVLISFIVGLTNMIPYFGPFIGMIPAFLLTLIVQPSMAIWVLLFIFILQQFDGWYLGPKILGDQVGVSPLFIIFAVTVGGGIFGVLGMFLSVPIIALIKIYTEKFIEYRLENKKQNFSE, via the coding sequence TTGTTTAAAAAACATAATTTTCACTTTAATTGGCTCCCACTAATATTGATATCAACAGTTTCAATCATGTTAATTTTTAATATTAGGAGCATTTTAAGTGAAGGTATTAGACCATTTTTATCAGTTTTAACACCATTTTTTTGGGCTTTTGGTATAGCTTATTTAATAAATCCTCTCATGATGCTTATAGAAAAGAAGTTTAAACTTAAGAGAGCTTTTTCCTTAATGATAAGCTATATTTTAGTTATAATATGTGTTTACATATTAATTGCAATTATTGTTCCTACAATATTTGATAGTTTGTCAGAATTATTTAGTAATCTTAGTGAATATGCATCCTCTGCTGAAAGTTGGATTAATAACACCTTAGCAAGTATGAATGTTCCTTTAGATTTAAATCATTTAAATACTTCTGCTACGGAATTTATTTCTAAGACATCAACCTTACTATCTAATATAGTAGGTAGCTTGTTAACTCAAACTATAAAAATAACTTCATCTGTTGTTAAATTTGTATTTGGATTTATTATTTCCATATACATGTTAATGGATAAGGAAACTTTAATTGAAGGGTGTAAAAAAATTATAATTGCAGTTATGCCATCTGAAAAATCTTCAGAACTTTTTATTAGTTTCATGGCAGAAGCTCATAATATCTTTAGTAGATTTATAATAGGTAAAATTATAGATTCACTTATAATAGGAGTGCTTTGTTACATAGGTTTATTATTAATGGGTACTCAGTATGCGGTGCTTATTTCTTTCATAGTTGGATTAACAAATATGATTCCATATTTCGGTCCATTTATAGGAATGATTCCTGCATTTTTATTAACACTTATTGTTCAACCATCTATGGCAATATGGGTTCTTTTATTCATATTCATCCTTCAACAATTTGATGGTTGGTACTTAGGTCCAAAAATATTAGGAGATCAAGTAGGTGTTTCTCCACTATTTATAATATTCGCTGTTACAGTTGGTGGTGGAATATTTGGTGTTTTAGGAATGTTCTTAAGTGTTCCTATAATAGCCTTAATAAAAATATATACAGAAAAATTCATTGAATACAGATTAGAAAATAAAAAACAAAACTTTAGTGAATAA
- the trhA gene encoding PAQR family membrane homeostasis protein TrhA has product MSEELNFYTREEEFANAITHGIGVVLAIVGAVLLIVFSSLSRDFYKIISFTIFGITLFLLYLGSTLYHSIPNKKVKRFLRIIDHSSIYLLIAGTYTPYVLVCLRDNKKAMAIFIMIWVMTILGIVFKFICINKFENLSTLLYIFMGWSVIFVVKDVWQRVPHMAVFWLLIGGLFYTLGCIFFVLDRMPYNHAIWHLFVMGGSISHFFSVILYL; this is encoded by the coding sequence GTGAGTGAAGAATTAAATTTTTATACTAGAGAAGAGGAATTTGCTAATGCCATAACCCACGGAATTGGAGTGGTATTAGCCATAGTGGGAGCTGTTTTACTTATAGTTTTCTCATCTTTAAGTAGAGATTTTTATAAGATAATAAGTTTCACTATATTTGGAATAACTTTATTTTTACTTTATTTAGGATCAACATTATATCATAGTATTCCTAATAAAAAAGTAAAGAGGTTTTTAAGGATAATTGACCATTCATCTATTTATCTTTTAATAGCAGGAACTTATACACCCTATGTATTAGTATGTTTAAGAGATAATAAAAAAGCTATGGCAATATTTATTATGATTTGGGTAATGACCATATTAGGAATAGTATTTAAATTTATCTGTATAAATAAGTTTGAGAATCTATCAACCCTATTATATATTTTTATGGGGTGGTCAGTTATCTTTGTAGTTAAGGATGTATGGCAAAGAGTACCTCATATGGCCGTCTTTTGGCTTCTTATAGGTGGATTGTTTTATACCTTAGGATGTATATTTTTTGTTTTAGATAGAATGCCATACAATCATGCTATCTGGCATTTATTTGTAATGGGAGGAAGCATAAGTCACTTTTTCTCTGTAATATTATATTTATAA
- a CDS encoding valine--tRNA ligase codes for MDNKNISTTYNPKEFEERLYSNWQEKKYFTPVIDKSKKPYTIIMPPPNITGKLHLGHALDNTLQDMLIRFKRMQGYCTLWLPGQDHASIATEVKVENELLKEGLYKKEMGREAFLEKVWEWTDEYRERIREQLKKMGCSADFTREAFTMDENLSKAVRHVFVKLYKEGLIYQGNRITNWCPKCQTALSDAEIEYEEKEGNFWHIKYPVVGSDEFLEIATTRPETLLGDSAVAVNPSDERYAHLVGKMLKLPLTDREIPVIADDYVDVEFGTGAVKITPAHDPNDFEVGKRHNLPQIRVMDDSGVINHLGGKYKGLDRYEARKQMVADLEELGLLVKIKPHTHNVGTHDRCGTVVEPIISKQWYVKMQSLADPAIEVVRNKGTKFVPERFEKTYFNWMENIQDWCISRQLWWGHRIPVFYCKDCGEIMVELEDPTKCCKCGSENIEQDKDVLDTWFSSALWPFSTLGWPDRTDDLEFFYPTSTLVTGYDIIFFWVARMIFSGIHNMGETPFDTVLIHGIIRDAQGRKMSKSLGNGVDPLEVIDEYGADALRFMLVTGNAPGNDIRYIPERVEAARNFANKIWNASRFVMMNLDRELMDKYKDCKEYSLADKWILSRMNSLIKEVTENMEKYELGIALQKVHDFLWTEFCDYYIELVKPVLYGDDEKAKGVVFNVLYTVLNTGLKLLHPVMPFITEEIYTHLSTETESITIATWPTYDEALNNEKAEKDMTFIMEAIRSLRNLRAEMNVPPSRKAKVMAYASEEAKDAFINGGAYLEKLASASEVTFLDNKDNLDNNLVSVVVKGGELFLPLLDLVDREKELERLNKEKTKLEGEILRVEKKLSNERFVSKAPEAVVNEERAKGVKYKEMLEAVLERIEALQ; via the coding sequence ATGGATAATAAGAATATTTCTACAACGTATAATCCTAAAGAGTTTGAAGAAAGACTTTATAGCAATTGGCAAGAAAAGAAGTATTTTACTCCTGTAATAGATAAGAGTAAAAAACCTTACACTATAATAATGCCACCACCAAATATAACTGGTAAATTACACTTAGGTCATGCACTTGATAACACACTTCAAGATATGCTTATAAGATTTAAGAGAATGCAAGGATATTGTACTTTATGGTTACCAGGACAGGACCATGCTAGTATAGCAACTGAGGTTAAAGTTGAAAATGAACTTTTAAAAGAAGGTCTTTATAAGAAAGAAATGGGAAGAGAAGCTTTCTTAGAAAAAGTTTGGGAATGGACAGATGAATATAGAGAAAGAATAAGAGAGCAACTTAAGAAAATGGGATGCTCAGCTGACTTTACAAGAGAAGCTTTCACAATGGATGAAAACTTAAGTAAGGCAGTAAGACACGTATTCGTTAAATTATATAAAGAAGGTTTAATATACCAAGGAAACAGAATAACTAACTGGTGTCCTAAATGTCAAACTGCTTTATCAGATGCTGAGATAGAGTATGAAGAAAAAGAGGGAAACTTCTGGCACATTAAATACCCAGTAGTTGGTTCAGATGAATTCTTAGAAATAGCTACAACTAGACCTGAAACTTTACTTGGAGATAGTGCTGTAGCAGTTAACCCAAGTGATGAAAGATATGCTCACTTAGTAGGTAAAATGTTAAAATTACCTTTAACTGATAGAGAAATACCTGTAATCGCTGATGACTATGTTGACGTAGAATTTGGAACAGGAGCAGTTAAAATAACTCCAGCTCACGATCCTAATGACTTTGAAGTTGGTAAGAGGCATAACTTACCACAAATAAGAGTTATGGATGATAGCGGTGTAATAAATCACTTAGGTGGAAAATATAAAGGCTTAGATAGATATGAGGCTAGAAAACAAATGGTTGCTGACTTAGAAGAGTTAGGATTATTAGTTAAAATAAAACCTCATACTCACAATGTTGGTACTCACGATAGATGTGGTACAGTTGTAGAGCCAATCATATCAAAACAATGGTATGTAAAAATGCAATCATTAGCAGATCCTGCTATAGAGGTTGTTAGAAACAAAGGAACTAAATTCGTTCCTGAAAGATTTGAAAAGACTTACTTCAACTGGATGGAAAACATTCAAGATTGGTGTATTTCAAGACAATTATGGTGGGGACACAGAATACCAGTATTCTACTGTAAAGATTGTGGAGAAATCATGGTTGAATTAGAGGATCCAACTAAGTGCTGTAAGTGTGGATCAGAGAACATAGAACAAGATAAAGACGTTCTAGATACTTGGTTTAGTTCAGCTTTATGGCCTTTCTCAACTTTAGGATGGCCTGATAGAACTGACGATTTAGAGTTCTTCTATCCAACATCAACATTAGTTACAGGATACGATATAATATTCTTCTGGGTTGCTAGAATGATATTCTCAGGTATCCACAACATGGGAGAAACTCCATTTGATACAGTATTAATTCACGGTATCATAAGAGATGCTCAAGGAAGAAAAATGAGTAAATCTTTAGGAAATGGTGTTGATCCATTAGAAGTTATAGATGAATATGGTGCTGATGCATTAAGATTCATGTTAGTAACAGGAAATGCTCCAGGAAATGATATAAGATACATTCCTGAAAGAGTTGAAGCTGCAAGAAACTTTGCTAATAAGATTTGGAATGCTTCAAGATTCGTTATGATGAACTTAGATAGAGAGCTTATGGATAAATATAAAGACTGCAAAGAGTATAGCTTAGCAGATAAGTGGATATTATCAAGAATGAACTCATTAATCAAAGAAGTTACAGAAAACATGGAAAAATATGAGTTAGGAATAGCTCTTCAAAAAGTACATGATTTCTTATGGACAGAGTTCTGTGATTACTATATAGAATTAGTTAAACCAGTATTATATGGTGATGATGAAAAAGCTAAGGGAGTAGTATTTAACGTACTTTACACTGTATTAAATACAGGATTAAAATTATTACACCCAGTAATGCCTTTCATAACTGAGGAAATATATACTCACTTAAGCACAGAAACTGAGTCAATTACAATAGCTACTTGGCCAACATATGATGAAGCTTTAAATAACGAAAAAGCTGAGAAGGACATGACATTCATAATGGAAGCTATAAGATCATTAAGAAACTTAAGAGCTGAAATGAATGTACCACCTTCAAGAAAAGCTAAGGTTATGGCTTACGCTTCAGAAGAGGCTAAAGATGCATTTATAAATGGTGGAGCTTACTTAGAAAAGCTTGCATCTGCATCAGAAGTTACTTTCTTAGATAATAAGGATAACTTAGATAATAACTTAGTATCAGTAGTTGTTAAGGGTGGAGAATTATTCTTACCATTACTTGACTTAGTTGATAGAGAAAAAGAGTTAGAAAGATTAAATAAAGAGAAAACTAAACTTGAAGGAGAAATCTTAAGAGTTGAGAAGAAACTTTCTAATGAAAGATTCGTAAGCAAAGCACCAGAGGCTGTTGTTAATGAAGAAAGAGCAAAAGGTGTTAAATACAAAGAAATGTTAGAGGCTGTTCTAGAAAGAATAGAAGCTTTACAATAA
- the pdaB gene encoding polysaccharide deacetylase family sporulation protein PdaB: MKKNNNFFICKNFITTITLVVIIAIFTLPINVFAKDNKPIHCVDREDKKISLTFDVNWAENDYLYEILDLLDENNVKATFFIMGKWVIYPEGNREKLVEIHKRGHEIGNHSYVHPDFKNIGKERIIEEVKKTEEIIEKEVGVKTNLFRFPSGSYSQESLSVIHGLQYKSIQWDVDSVDWKGESKEREYKKVIDNVKGGSILLYHNNGKYTVENLKEIIPKLKSEGYEFVKISDIIYENSYEIDDNGKQLLIKTKQNNS; this comes from the coding sequence TTGAAAAAAAATAATAATTTTTTTATTTGTAAAAACTTTATTACTACCATTACTTTAGTTGTTATTATTGCCATATTTACATTGCCTATTAATGTTTTTGCAAAAGATAATAAGCCAATTCATTGTGTGGATAGAGAGGATAAAAAAATTTCTCTGACCTTTGATGTGAATTGGGCAGAAAATGATTATTTATATGAAATTTTAGATTTACTAGATGAAAATAATGTAAAAGCTACATTTTTTATAATGGGTAAGTGGGTAATATATCCTGAAGGTAATAGAGAAAAGTTAGTAGAAATTCATAAGAGAGGACACGAAATAGGAAATCATAGTTATGTACATCCTGATTTTAAGAATATAGGAAAAGAGAGAATAATTGAAGAGGTTAAAAAAACAGAAGAAATAATAGAAAAGGAAGTTGGAGTAAAGACTAATTTATTTAGATTTCCTAGTGGTTCATATAGCCAAGAAAGTTTAAGTGTTATTCATGGATTACAATATAAAAGTATACAATGGGATGTTGATAGTGTGGATTGGAAAGGAGAGAGTAAAGAGAGGGAATATAAAAAGGTAATTGACAATGTAAAAGGTGGGTCAATACTTTTATATCATAATAATGGTAAATATACTGTAGAGAATCTTAAGGAAATAATTCCAAAATTAAAATCAGAAGGATATGAATTTGTTAAAATAAGCGACATAATATATGAAAATAGTTACGAAATAGATGACAATGGAAAACAATTGTTAATTAAAACGAAACAAAATAATAGTTGA
- a CDS encoding DUF4364 family protein codes for MYDSTLELAENKLLLLYIIKSIKYPISNTQLTDIVLENSFINYFMLQQYVSELISSEFLEYKTQDDDKEIIVLTEKGDKVLFFFKDRISPNKLKLIDEYVRKHVEKIKKELSISADYTVGEDSSFIVNLKAIENNTILIDLNVSVPSKTEAKAICNKWENNSSDIYNKIIHALIED; via the coding sequence ATGTATGATAGCACATTAGAATTAGCTGAGAATAAATTACTTCTTTTATATATAATAAAGTCAATAAAATATCCTATATCTAACACACAATTAACAGATATAGTTTTAGAAAATAGTTTTATAAATTATTTTATGTTACAACAATATGTATCTGAATTAATTTCTTCTGAGTTCTTAGAATATAAAACTCAAGATGATGATAAAGAAATCATAGTACTTACGGAAAAGGGAGATAAGGTACTATTCTTCTTTAAAGATAGAATATCTCCAAACAAATTAAAACTTATAGATGAATATGTACGCAAGCATGTTGAAAAAATAAAAAAAGAATTAAGTATATCTGCTGATTATACTGTTGGAGAAGACAGTTCTTTCATAGTAAATCTTAAAGCAATAGAAAATAATACTATTCTAATTGATTTAAATGTAAGCGTTCCTTCCAAAACTGAAGCAAAAGCTATTTGCAACAAATGGGAAAACAATTCTTCCGATATATATAACAAAATAATTCATGCTCTTATAGAAGATTAA